DNA from Geobacillus vulcani PSS1:
GGAGCTTCTCAGTTCCGCGACGAAAGCAACCTTTCGTCTCCCTGAGCGTGACTTCGGGTCGTCCCAACCCTAGATATCCGACATGACGGAAGTTCTTTTCTACCTTGGCTATTTTACGAGTGGAAGGAATCTGCTTGGTTCTTGCCTATTCATTTGTCCACTCAACCCCCATATAGCCACTTATCAAGAAACATATGATCAGTTTATCATAAGATTTGGCTAACGCCAACCGAAATTCATCTCCCACTGATCGTTGGGCTACGCCCTTCACACGTTTGAAGTGGGAGACTTCTTTCGGAATTATGTTAAAACAAGCATTTGGCGAAAAAGAGGCTGACTCAAACGGCTGTCTACCTTTCAGGCAACATATCGTGCGGCAGAAGCAGTCAGTACGTATATATAGCGGATGAAAAAGGGTGCTCCCAGCCCTTTGGGGACACCCTTCCTTTCGGTTCACACCCCACACCGGCAAGCGGTGATGTTCATCCCAGGTCGAGGAACTATTTATCATCCATGGCCCCTTTCAAGGATCGCAATTGAATCGTGCATCCGGCTTCCCAGCATCGTTTCCCAAGCGAAAAACGTTGTAGCATCGGCCGTTCTTGTCGTCCATTCACTCATCGCGATCAAGGGTAACAGCTGTTTTTCACCAGCCTCCGATGAAAATGCCGCGCCTTGATCGGTCATTTTTTAGGAGGCTGGTGATTTACTCGCGCAACCGCTTCTCGGAATCGTTTCTTGAGTAGAAAAAGCTTGTTGCATCAGTCTCTATGTTCGCGCATTCAATCATCGATCAAGGCAAATAGGGATTTTTCACCAACCTCTTAGGGAGCAAGGGCTCATGAATGTTTTTTGCGGAGCAAGCTCTTAAGCTGTATGACGGCCGCGGATGTCCGATGGTATAATAAGGGTAAAGCAAGCGGATGGGGGAATGGACGTGAAGCCGACAGAGCGGCAAAAGAAACGGTATACGTATCAAGATTATGTCAAGTGGGACGGAAGGTGGGAGCTGATCAACGGCGTGCCCTACAACATGGCACCAGCTCCTTCATTTGTCCACCAGTCTATCGTCGGGGAATTGTATGTCGCTTTGCGGGCATTTTTTCGTGAAAAAGGATGCACGGTGGTCATGGCGCCATTTGATATACGCCTTGATGAGCAGGGGGACTATGAACAGGCGAAGCATGTCGTGCAACCAGATATCAGCGTCATTTGCGATCAAAGCCAAATTGGCAGCCGAGGCTGCGATGGTCCGCCTGACTTGGTAGTGGAAGTGCTTTCACCCAGTACAGCGTTGAAAGATCGAAACGAAAAGTATATGTTGTACGAACAGTTTGGCGTCAAGGAATATTGGATCGTCGATCCGCTGCATCGGACGGTGGAAGTGTACGGCCGTGGTGAGAAAGGGTACGAGAAGCGGAATGTCTTTGGCGAACGCGATGCCCTTGTCTCATTTTTGTTTGCGGAGTTGTCCATTCCATTGGCTGACGTATTTCAAAGTAATCATAGAGAGTGAGGGATCACAGTGCGGTTAACCGAAGAGGAAGTGCAAGCGCTGCTTGCCAAAGCAGACGGCTGGAAGCTCACCGACGAGCGGTGGATCGTGAAAAAATACCGCTTTCAAGACTACTTGCAAGGCATTGAGTTCGTCCGGCGAATCGCCGCCATTTCCGAAAACGCCAACCACCATCCGTTCATTTCCATCGACTACAAGTTGATCACCGTAAAACTGTCCTCATGGCGTGCGAAAGGGTTGACGACGCTCGATTTTGACTTGGCGAAGCAGTATGATGAGGTGTATGAGCAGATGAAGCAGGGGGAAGGGGAATGATGGTGCATCGCACAGCCCTCGTCACCGGAGCGGCGCGGGGGATCGGCTATGAAGTAGCGAAAACGTTGGCGACCAACGGCGTGAACGTCGTGCTTGCCGACTTGAAGCAGGAAGAGGTGGAACGGGCGGCAGAGTCGTTGCGGCAGCTAGGTTGCGAGGCCGTCGGCGTCAAGTGTGATGTGACGGCGGAAGAAGAGGTGAAGCAAACGATCCAGGAAACGGCCAAACGGTGGGGGCGCCTCGATATTGTCGTGAACAACGCCGGTTTGCAATATGTCGCCAATATCGAAGACTTTCCGACCGAGAAGTTTGAGCAGTTGATCCGCGTCATGCTGGTTGGGCCGTTTTTGGCCATTAAGCATGCGTTTCCGTTGATGAAGAAGCAGCGCTACGGCCGCATCATCAACATGGCGTCGATCAACGGATTGATCGGGTTTGCCGGAAAAGCCGCCTACAACAGCGCAAAACACGGGGTAATCGGCTTGACGAAAGTGGCGGCGCTAGAAGGGGCACCGTACGGGATTACGGTGAACGCGCTTTGTCCGGGGTATGTCGACACAGAACTCGTCCGCAATCAGCTCGCTGATTTGGCGGCGACAAGAAAGGTGCCGCTTGAGAAGGTGCTCGAGGAAGTCATTTACCCGCTCGTGCCGCAGCGTCGGCTCTTGTCCGTTGAAGAAGTCGCCCATTATGTTCTCTTTTTGGCAGGCGAACAAGCGAAAGGCGTCACTGGGCAGGCGGTCGTGATCGATGGCGGGTATACGGCGCAATGAGGCGAAACAAAATGTTGGCATCGCACAGCGGTTTCGTTTCAAAGCCGAAAAGGGTTGACTCTGAAGGTGATCCGCCAGAACATGTGGTCGAAATGGTTTTGTGTGCGGCTTATTAGGAAAAGGGGATTCGCCTTCAATGCAGCATCGTGTTGTTCGATGTGTATATAGCCGCAAAAGAAGGTGTCCCGAGGCAACGGGACACCTTCTTCGCTGCGCCGCTCAGCTGAGGGCGAACTCAAAGCTGGCGTTGAGTTTTACCTCTTTTCCGACGAGGAATCCGCCAGTTTCGAGCGCGACGTTCCACACCAATCCGTAATCTTCACGATTGATCGTTCCTTCGACGTCAAAGCCGACGGTGATGCCGCCGGTAAGCGGGTTTTTCACTTGACCGTTGTATTCGACTTTGAACGTTTCCGTTCTCGTCACGCCGCGAATCGTCAGCTGTCCGGTCACTTCGTATTCAGTGTCGGACAGTTTGCGCACCGAGTCGCTGACAAAGGTGATGGTCGGATAGTTCTCGACGTCGAAAAAGTCGGCCGAGCGGAGGTGGTTGTCGCGGTCGGCGTTTTTCGTATCGATTGAAGCGGCGTCAACCGTTACCTTTACTTTCAGCGACTCCAGTTCATTCACATCGCCTTGCACGTCGACGTCAAAGTTGGTAAATTCCCCTTTTGCTTTGGAAATCATCATATGCCGGACTTGAAAAGTGATCGAGCTGTGCGCTTTGTCAAGTTGGAATGTTGTCATTGTTCTCCCCCTCTTGGTTACTTCATCATTCCATCATTAATCATAGCAGATATATATCTTGAATTCAAACATTTTTTATTCAAGTTTTTTGTGGTGTAGAGTCCAAAGGGATATCCATGATAAGATGGAAATAGCAACAGTGGCCGGAAAGGATGGGACCATGATGAATGAAATAGGGATCTTAGCGAAAATCGAACAGCAGCTCGAGCAATTGTCACCGGCGGAACAAAAAGTGGCTGCCTATCTTCTTCGCCATGCGGAGCTGATTCCGACGATGACCACCAAAGAGTTGGCGCGGGCAGCTGATACAAGCGAGGCGAGTGTCGTTCGCTTTTGCAAGGCGATCGGCATCGGCAGCTTTCCGGGATTGAAGCTGGCGCTTGCCCGTGAGTTGGCGATGGCGGATATGAACATTAATGATTTTTCCATCATTGACAAGCCGAATGCGCCGTATGAGCTGTTTATGAAAGTGACCTATGTGAATAAGGCGGCCATTGAGGCGACGACGACAACACTCGATAAGCGCGAGTTAGAAAAAGCCGCTGAGGCGATGATCAAAGCCAAGAAGATGGTTTTTTACGGAGTAGGCGGCTCCGCGGCCGCAGCGGTGGACGCTAGTTATAAGTTTACGAAGCTTGGCTACATGGCGGCAACATCGCCTGATTTTCATACGATGCTGCCACTGGTGGCCCATTTGAAAGAAGGAGATGTGTTCGTGGCCATATCGACGTCAGGGCGGACGAAAGATGTATTGGAGATCGCCCGGTTTGCCAAAAAGCAGCAGGCGACGGTCATTGCCATTACAAAGCTTGATCCTTCATCACCGTTATATAAGGAAGCGGATATTCGACTTGCGCTGCCGGATGTTGAGCAAGACCATCGCATTGGCAGTATGGCATCGAGAATGGTGCAGCTCAACGTGATCGATGCCTTGTATTTGATTACGTTCCATCGGGTGGGAAGCCGGGTCATTGAACGATTTCATCAAACAAGAGAAGAAGTGGTGCGGTTGCGGAGGTAAAGCGGGTCTGAGACGGGCCCGCTTTTTTTGTGGGAATGTTTCAAACAAAAAAGAATAGATTGATATTTTATTTCATAAATTTATAATATAATTATGAAATATAATTTCTTAAAACGTGCAAAGAGGTGACAAAATTGCTTGAACATCTTGCGACAGAACAACGAAACGAAAAAACGAAACATTTGGATGAAATGACGACAAAAGAAATTTTGCACGTCATGAACGAGGAAGATCAGGCCGCAGTTGCCGCAGTAGCTGAGCAACTTGATTGTATTGAAAAAGTCGTCCATCTTGTCATCGCCGCATTTCGGCGCGGCGGGCGGTTGATTTACGTCGGGGCGGGGACGAGCGGCCGGCTCGGATTGCTTGATGCGGTCGAATGCCCGCCGACATTTGGAACTGAACCGTCCATGGTGCAGGCGGTCCTTGCCGGAGGACCGGAAGCGATTGCGAAGGCGGTGGAAGGAGCGGAAGATGATGAAGAGGCTGCTGTTCGCGATTTACAGGCAGTCGGCTTGACGGAAAACGATGTTGTCATCGGCATTGCAGCAAGCGGCCGAACGCCGTATGTGGTCAGCGCCCTTCGTTATGCCAAACAAATCGGGGCATCGACCGGAAGCATCGCCTGCAATAAAGGAGCCGCCATCAGTCAGTATGCCGATGCGGCGGTGGAAATCGAAACAGGGCCGGAAGTGTTGGCTGGTTCAACGAGGTTAAAAGCTGGGACAGCGCAAAAAATGGTGCTCAACATGATTTCTACGGCAGCGATGGTCGGTATTGGCAAAGTGTATGGGAACTGGATGGTCGATGTACAGGCGACGAATGAAAAGTTAAAAGAGCGGGCAAAGCGCATTTTAATAGAGGCGACAGGAGTCAGCGCCGAAGAGGCGTCCCGCTATTATGAACAGGCCAAAGGGGAGGTGAAAACGGCGATCGTGATGATTTTGCGCCAATGCGGTTATGAAGAGGCAAAAAAACGACTGCAACAAGCAAAGGGGTTTGTGCGTAAAGCGCTTGAATAACGAAATAAGGGGGAGAGAACGATCATGACTCGAGAACAACAAATAGCAATATCGATACTTCAGTACGTTGGGGGAAAAGAAAACATCATCCGCATTGCCCATTGCATGACGCGGGTGCGCGTGTCACTGCGCGAGCCGGGCAAAGCGAACATTGACGCCTTAAAACAGATCGAAGGGGTCATGGGAGTCATAGAGGATGAGACTTTGCAAATTGTCGTTGGCCCTGGTGTTGTCAATA
Protein-coding regions in this window:
- the murQ gene encoding N-acetylmuramic acid 6-phosphate etherase is translated as MLEHLATEQRNEKTKHLDEMTTKEILHVMNEEDQAAVAAVAEQLDCIEKVVHLVIAAFRRGGRLIYVGAGTSGRLGLLDAVECPPTFGTEPSMVQAVLAGGPEAIAKAVEGAEDDEEAAVRDLQAVGLTENDVVIGIAASGRTPYVVSALRYAKQIGASTGSIACNKGAAISQYADAAVEIETGPEVLAGSTRLKAGTAQKMVLNMISTAAMVGIGKVYGNWMVDVQATNEKLKERAKRILIEATGVSAEEASRYYEQAKGEVKTAIVMILRQCGYEEAKKRLQQAKGFVRKALE
- a CDS encoding 4a-hydroxytetrahydrobiopterin dehydratase produces the protein MRLTEEEVQALLAKADGWKLTDERWIVKKYRFQDYLQGIEFVRRIAAISENANHHPFISIDYKLITVKLSSWRAKGLTTLDFDLAKQYDEVYEQMKQGEGE
- a CDS encoding Uma2 family endonuclease gives rise to the protein MDVKPTERQKKRYTYQDYVKWDGRWELINGVPYNMAPAPSFVHQSIVGELYVALRAFFREKGCTVVMAPFDIRLDEQGDYEQAKHVVQPDISVICDQSQIGSRGCDGPPDLVVEVLSPSTALKDRNEKYMLYEQFGVKEYWIVDPLHRTVEVYGRGEKGYEKRNVFGERDALVSFLFAELSIPLADVFQSNHRE
- a CDS encoding MurR/RpiR family transcriptional regulator, with the protein product MNEIGILAKIEQQLEQLSPAEQKVAAYLLRHAELIPTMTTKELARAADTSEASVVRFCKAIGIGSFPGLKLALARELAMADMNINDFSIIDKPNAPYELFMKVTYVNKAAIEATTTTLDKRELEKAAEAMIKAKKMVFYGVGGSAAAAVDASYKFTKLGYMAATSPDFHTMLPLVAHLKEGDVFVAISTSGRTKDVLEIARFAKKQQATVIAITKLDPSSPLYKEADIRLALPDVEQDHRIGSMASRMVQLNVIDALYLITFHRVGSRVIERFHQTREEVVRLRR
- a CDS encoding YceI family protein, with protein sequence MTTFQLDKAHSSITFQVRHMMISKAKGEFTNFDVDVQGDVNELESLKVKVTVDAASIDTKNADRDNHLRSADFFDVENYPTITFVSDSVRKLSDTEYEVTGQLTIRGVTRTETFKVEYNGQVKNPLTGGITVGFDVEGTINREDYGLVWNVALETGGFLVGKEVKLNASFEFALS
- a CDS encoding 3-hydroxybutyrate dehydrogenase → MMVHRTALVTGAARGIGYEVAKTLATNGVNVVLADLKQEEVERAAESLRQLGCEAVGVKCDVTAEEEVKQTIQETAKRWGRLDIVVNNAGLQYVANIEDFPTEKFEQLIRVMLVGPFLAIKHAFPLMKKQRYGRIINMASINGLIGFAGKAAYNSAKHGVIGLTKVAALEGAPYGITVNALCPGYVDTELVRNQLADLAATRKVPLEKVLEEVIYPLVPQRRLLSVEEVAHYVLFLAGEQAKGVTGQAVVIDGGYTAQ